One Brassica napus cultivar Da-Ae chromosome C4, Da-Ae, whole genome shotgun sequence genomic region harbors:
- the LOC125585423 gene encoding UDP-N-acetylglucosamine diphosphorylase 2-like isoform X3 yields MEEPTTETEIKTADVTTTLTPPPPMASPHQELVERLKDYGQEDVFALWEELSPKERHLLVTEIENLDLPRIDRIIRCSLNSQGLPAAAIEAPPESCVSTVEERRKEDKEKWWKMGLKAIYEGKLGVVLLSGGQGTRLGSSDPKGCYNIGLPSGKSLFQIQAERILCVQRLAAQAMSEAGPTRPVAIQWYIMTSPFTHEPTQKFFESHKYFGLEPDQVTFFQQGTLPCITKDGKFIMETPFSLAKAPDGNGGVYAALKYSGLLEDMASRGIKYVDCYGVDNVLVRVADPTFLGYFIDKGAASAAKVVRKAYPQEKVGVFVRRGKDGPLTVVEYTELDESMASETNQQTGRLKFCWSNVCLHMFTLDFLNQVANGLEKDSIYHVAEKKIPSINGSIEGVKLEQFIFDCFPYAPSTALFEVLREEEFAPVKNANGSSFDTPESAKLLVLRLHTRWVIAAGGFLTHSVPLYATGVEVSPLCSYAGENLEAICRGRTFHAPSKQIHIDSANHPGNSASI; encoded by the exons ATGGAGGAGCCAACGACGGAGACAGAGATTAAAACCGCGGACGTGACGACGACGCTGACACCTCCTCCGCCGATGGCGTCACCTCATCAGGAGCTAGTGGAGAGGCTCAAGGACTACGGACAGGAAGATGTTTTCGCTCTCTGGGAAGAGCTCTCACCGAAAGAGCGTCACCTCCTCGTCACTGAAATCGAG AATTTGGATCTTCCAAGAATAGATCGGATCATCAGATGCTCACTTAACTCTCAAG GGTTGCCAGCGGCGGCGATCGAGGCGCCGCCGGAGAGTTGTGTGTCGACGGTGGAGGAAAGAAGAAAGGAAGACAAAGAAAAATGGTGGAAGATGGGGTTGAAGGCTATCTATGAAGGCAAATTGGGTGTGGTGCTTTTATCTGGTGGACAG GGAACAAGACTTGGAAGTTCAGATCCCAAAGGGTGTTATA ATATCGGACTGCCATCTGGGAAGTCACTTTTCCAGATTCAAGCTGAGAGGATCTTATGTGTCCAAAGGCTTGCTGCTCAGGCAATGAGTGAGG CAGGTCCAACTCGCCCAGTTGCAATACAGTGGTATATAATGACCAGTCCATTTACTCACGAACCAACACAAAAATTCTTCGAGAGTCACAAGTATTTTGGCCTTGAGCCAGATCAA GTCACATTTTTCCAACAAGGAACCCTACCTTGCATTACAAAGGATGGAAAGTTTATCATGGAGACACCTTTCAGT CTAGCCAAGGCTCCAGATGGGAACGGGGGAGTTTATGCAG CTCTAAAATATTCAGGGTTATTAGAAGATATGGCTTCCAGGGGGATAAAGTATGTGGATTGCTATGGTGTTGACAATGTTCTG GTTCGAGTAGCTGACCCTACTTTTCTAGGATACTTCATCGACAAAGGTGCAGCTTCTGCTGCAAAAGTAGTCCGTAAG GCATATCCACAAGAAAAGGTTGGAGTATTTGTAAGGAGGGGAAAAGACGGGCCTCTGACCGTGGTTGAGTACACAGAGCTTGATGAGTCCATGGCTTCTGAAACTAATCAACAAACAGGACGTCTTAAATTTTGCTGGAGTAAC GTGTGCTTACACATGTTCACTCTGGATTTCCTTAACCAAGTTGCAAACGGGCTGGAAAAAGACAGCAT TTACCATGTGGCAGAGAAGAAGATACCGTCTATAAATGGTTCTATAGAGGGAGTGAAACTAGAACAGTTCATATTTGATTGCTTTCCCTATGCTCCTTCAACTGCACTCTTCGAG GTGTTGAGGGAGGAAGAATTTGCGCCTGTAAAGAATGCAAACGGGTCGAGCTTCGACACGCCAGAAAGCGCGAAACTGCTGGTTCTACGGCTGCACACACGTTGGGTCATAGCAGCTGGTGGATTTCTAACACACTCCGTACCTTTATATGCGACTG GTGTGGAAGTGTCACCACTGTGCTCGTACGCTGGAGAAAACCTGGAAGCGATTTGCCGCGGAAGAACGTTTCACGCACCAT cAAAACAGATTCATATAGACTCTGCGAACCATCCcggtaactctgcatccatatga
- the LOC125585423 gene encoding UDP-N-acetylglucosamine diphosphorylase 2-like isoform X2 has protein sequence MEEPTTETEIKTADVTTTLTPPPPMASPHQELVERLKDYGQEDVFALWEELSPKERHLLVTEIENLDLPRIDRIIRCSLNSQGLPAAAIEAPPESCVSTVEERRKEDKEKWWKMGLKAIYEGKLGVVLLSGGQGTRLGSSDPKGCYNIGLPSGKSLFQIQAERILCVQRLAAQAMSEGPTRPVAIQWYIMTSPFTHEPTQKFFESHKYFGLEPDQVTFFQQGTLPCITKDGKFIMETPFSLAKAPDGNGGVYAALKYSGLLEDMASRGIKYVDCYGVDNVLVRVADPTFLGYFIDKGAASAAKVVRKAYPQEKVGVFVRRGKDGPLTVVEYTELDESMASETNQQTGRLKFCWSNVCLHMFTLDFLNQVANGLEKDSIYHVAEKKIPSINGSIEGVKLEQFIFDCFPYAPSTALFEVLREEEFAPVKNANGSSFDTPESAKLLVLRLHTRWVIAAGGFLTHSVPLYATGVEVSPLCSYAGENLEAICRGRTFHAPSAKQIHIDSANHPGNSASI, from the exons ATGGAGGAGCCAACGACGGAGACAGAGATTAAAACCGCGGACGTGACGACGACGCTGACACCTCCTCCGCCGATGGCGTCACCTCATCAGGAGCTAGTGGAGAGGCTCAAGGACTACGGACAGGAAGATGTTTTCGCTCTCTGGGAAGAGCTCTCACCGAAAGAGCGTCACCTCCTCGTCACTGAAATCGAG AATTTGGATCTTCCAAGAATAGATCGGATCATCAGATGCTCACTTAACTCTCAAG GGTTGCCAGCGGCGGCGATCGAGGCGCCGCCGGAGAGTTGTGTGTCGACGGTGGAGGAAAGAAGAAAGGAAGACAAAGAAAAATGGTGGAAGATGGGGTTGAAGGCTATCTATGAAGGCAAATTGGGTGTGGTGCTTTTATCTGGTGGACAG GGAACAAGACTTGGAAGTTCAGATCCCAAAGGGTGTTATA ATATCGGACTGCCATCTGGGAAGTCACTTTTCCAGATTCAAGCTGAGAGGATCTTATGTGTCCAAAGGCTTGCTGCTCAGGCAATGAGTGAGG GTCCAACTCGCCCAGTTGCAATACAGTGGTATATAATGACCAGTCCATTTACTCACGAACCAACACAAAAATTCTTCGAGAGTCACAAGTATTTTGGCCTTGAGCCAGATCAA GTCACATTTTTCCAACAAGGAACCCTACCTTGCATTACAAAGGATGGAAAGTTTATCATGGAGACACCTTTCAGT CTAGCCAAGGCTCCAGATGGGAACGGGGGAGTTTATGCAG CTCTAAAATATTCAGGGTTATTAGAAGATATGGCTTCCAGGGGGATAAAGTATGTGGATTGCTATGGTGTTGACAATGTTCTG GTTCGAGTAGCTGACCCTACTTTTCTAGGATACTTCATCGACAAAGGTGCAGCTTCTGCTGCAAAAGTAGTCCGTAAG GCATATCCACAAGAAAAGGTTGGAGTATTTGTAAGGAGGGGAAAAGACGGGCCTCTGACCGTGGTTGAGTACACAGAGCTTGATGAGTCCATGGCTTCTGAAACTAATCAACAAACAGGACGTCTTAAATTTTGCTGGAGTAAC GTGTGCTTACACATGTTCACTCTGGATTTCCTTAACCAAGTTGCAAACGGGCTGGAAAAAGACAGCAT TTACCATGTGGCAGAGAAGAAGATACCGTCTATAAATGGTTCTATAGAGGGAGTGAAACTAGAACAGTTCATATTTGATTGCTTTCCCTATGCTCCTTCAACTGCACTCTTCGAG GTGTTGAGGGAGGAAGAATTTGCGCCTGTAAAGAATGCAAACGGGTCGAGCTTCGACACGCCAGAAAGCGCGAAACTGCTGGTTCTACGGCTGCACACACGTTGGGTCATAGCAGCTGGTGGATTTCTAACACACTCCGTACCTTTATATGCGACTG GTGTGGAAGTGTCACCACTGTGCTCGTACGCTGGAGAAAACCTGGAAGCGATTTGCCGCGGAAGAACGTTTCACGCACCAT cagcAAAACAGATTCATATAGACTCTGCGAACCATCCcggtaactctgcatccatatga
- the LOC125585423 gene encoding UDP-N-acetylglucosamine diphosphorylase 2-like isoform X1, which yields MEEPTTETEIKTADVTTTLTPPPPMASPHQELVERLKDYGQEDVFALWEELSPKERHLLVTEIENLDLPRIDRIIRCSLNSQGLPAAAIEAPPESCVSTVEERRKEDKEKWWKMGLKAIYEGKLGVVLLSGGQGTRLGSSDPKGCYNIGLPSGKSLFQIQAERILCVQRLAAQAMSEAGPTRPVAIQWYIMTSPFTHEPTQKFFESHKYFGLEPDQVTFFQQGTLPCITKDGKFIMETPFSLAKAPDGNGGVYAALKYSGLLEDMASRGIKYVDCYGVDNVLVRVADPTFLGYFIDKGAASAAKVVRKAYPQEKVGVFVRRGKDGPLTVVEYTELDESMASETNQQTGRLKFCWSNVCLHMFTLDFLNQVANGLEKDSIYHVAEKKIPSINGSIEGVKLEQFIFDCFPYAPSTALFEVLREEEFAPVKNANGSSFDTPESAKLLVLRLHTRWVIAAGGFLTHSVPLYATGVEVSPLCSYAGENLEAICRGRTFHAPSAKQIHIDSANHPGNSASI from the exons ATGGAGGAGCCAACGACGGAGACAGAGATTAAAACCGCGGACGTGACGACGACGCTGACACCTCCTCCGCCGATGGCGTCACCTCATCAGGAGCTAGTGGAGAGGCTCAAGGACTACGGACAGGAAGATGTTTTCGCTCTCTGGGAAGAGCTCTCACCGAAAGAGCGTCACCTCCTCGTCACTGAAATCGAG AATTTGGATCTTCCAAGAATAGATCGGATCATCAGATGCTCACTTAACTCTCAAG GGTTGCCAGCGGCGGCGATCGAGGCGCCGCCGGAGAGTTGTGTGTCGACGGTGGAGGAAAGAAGAAAGGAAGACAAAGAAAAATGGTGGAAGATGGGGTTGAAGGCTATCTATGAAGGCAAATTGGGTGTGGTGCTTTTATCTGGTGGACAG GGAACAAGACTTGGAAGTTCAGATCCCAAAGGGTGTTATA ATATCGGACTGCCATCTGGGAAGTCACTTTTCCAGATTCAAGCTGAGAGGATCTTATGTGTCCAAAGGCTTGCTGCTCAGGCAATGAGTGAGG CAGGTCCAACTCGCCCAGTTGCAATACAGTGGTATATAATGACCAGTCCATTTACTCACGAACCAACACAAAAATTCTTCGAGAGTCACAAGTATTTTGGCCTTGAGCCAGATCAA GTCACATTTTTCCAACAAGGAACCCTACCTTGCATTACAAAGGATGGAAAGTTTATCATGGAGACACCTTTCAGT CTAGCCAAGGCTCCAGATGGGAACGGGGGAGTTTATGCAG CTCTAAAATATTCAGGGTTATTAGAAGATATGGCTTCCAGGGGGATAAAGTATGTGGATTGCTATGGTGTTGACAATGTTCTG GTTCGAGTAGCTGACCCTACTTTTCTAGGATACTTCATCGACAAAGGTGCAGCTTCTGCTGCAAAAGTAGTCCGTAAG GCATATCCACAAGAAAAGGTTGGAGTATTTGTAAGGAGGGGAAAAGACGGGCCTCTGACCGTGGTTGAGTACACAGAGCTTGATGAGTCCATGGCTTCTGAAACTAATCAACAAACAGGACGTCTTAAATTTTGCTGGAGTAAC GTGTGCTTACACATGTTCACTCTGGATTTCCTTAACCAAGTTGCAAACGGGCTGGAAAAAGACAGCAT TTACCATGTGGCAGAGAAGAAGATACCGTCTATAAATGGTTCTATAGAGGGAGTGAAACTAGAACAGTTCATATTTGATTGCTTTCCCTATGCTCCTTCAACTGCACTCTTCGAG GTGTTGAGGGAGGAAGAATTTGCGCCTGTAAAGAATGCAAACGGGTCGAGCTTCGACACGCCAGAAAGCGCGAAACTGCTGGTTCTACGGCTGCACACACGTTGGGTCATAGCAGCTGGTGGATTTCTAACACACTCCGTACCTTTATATGCGACTG GTGTGGAAGTGTCACCACTGTGCTCGTACGCTGGAGAAAACCTGGAAGCGATTTGCCGCGGAAGAACGTTTCACGCACCAT cagcAAAACAGATTCATATAGACTCTGCGAACCATCCcggtaactctgcatccatatga
- the LOC125585423 gene encoding UDP-N-acetylglucosamine diphosphorylase 2-like isoform X5, producing MEEPTTETEIKTADVTTTLTPPPPMASPHQELVERLKDYGQEDVFALWEELSPKERHLLVTEIENLDLPRIDRIIRCSLNSQGLPAAAIEAPPESCVSTVEERRKEDKEKWWKMGLKAIYEGKLGVVLLSGGQGTRLGSSDPKGCYNIGLPSGKSLFQIQAERILCVQRLAAQAMSEGPTRPVAIQWYIMTSPFTHEPTQKFFESHKYFGLEPDQVTFFQQGTLPCITKDGKFIMETPFSLAKAPDGNGGVYAALKYSGLLEDMASRGIKYVDCYGVDNVLVRVADPTFLGYFIDKGAASAAKVVRKAYPQEKVGVFVRRGKDGPLTVVEYTELDESMASETNQQTGRLKFCWSNVCLHMFTLDFLNQVANGLEKDSIYHVAEKKIPSINGSIEGVKLEQFIFDCFPYAPSTALFEVLREEEFAPVKNANGSSFDTPESAKLLVLRLHTRWVIAAGGFLTHSVPLYATGVEVSPLCSYAGENLEAICRGRTFHAPCEISL from the exons ATGGAGGAGCCAACGACGGAGACAGAGATTAAAACCGCGGACGTGACGACGACGCTGACACCTCCTCCGCCGATGGCGTCACCTCATCAGGAGCTAGTGGAGAGGCTCAAGGACTACGGACAGGAAGATGTTTTCGCTCTCTGGGAAGAGCTCTCACCGAAAGAGCGTCACCTCCTCGTCACTGAAATCGAG AATTTGGATCTTCCAAGAATAGATCGGATCATCAGATGCTCACTTAACTCTCAAG GGTTGCCAGCGGCGGCGATCGAGGCGCCGCCGGAGAGTTGTGTGTCGACGGTGGAGGAAAGAAGAAAGGAAGACAAAGAAAAATGGTGGAAGATGGGGTTGAAGGCTATCTATGAAGGCAAATTGGGTGTGGTGCTTTTATCTGGTGGACAG GGAACAAGACTTGGAAGTTCAGATCCCAAAGGGTGTTATA ATATCGGACTGCCATCTGGGAAGTCACTTTTCCAGATTCAAGCTGAGAGGATCTTATGTGTCCAAAGGCTTGCTGCTCAGGCAATGAGTGAGG GTCCAACTCGCCCAGTTGCAATACAGTGGTATATAATGACCAGTCCATTTACTCACGAACCAACACAAAAATTCTTCGAGAGTCACAAGTATTTTGGCCTTGAGCCAGATCAA GTCACATTTTTCCAACAAGGAACCCTACCTTGCATTACAAAGGATGGAAAGTTTATCATGGAGACACCTTTCAGT CTAGCCAAGGCTCCAGATGGGAACGGGGGAGTTTATGCAG CTCTAAAATATTCAGGGTTATTAGAAGATATGGCTTCCAGGGGGATAAAGTATGTGGATTGCTATGGTGTTGACAATGTTCTG GTTCGAGTAGCTGACCCTACTTTTCTAGGATACTTCATCGACAAAGGTGCAGCTTCTGCTGCAAAAGTAGTCCGTAAG GCATATCCACAAGAAAAGGTTGGAGTATTTGTAAGGAGGGGAAAAGACGGGCCTCTGACCGTGGTTGAGTACACAGAGCTTGATGAGTCCATGGCTTCTGAAACTAATCAACAAACAGGACGTCTTAAATTTTGCTGGAGTAAC GTGTGCTTACACATGTTCACTCTGGATTTCCTTAACCAAGTTGCAAACGGGCTGGAAAAAGACAGCAT TTACCATGTGGCAGAGAAGAAGATACCGTCTATAAATGGTTCTATAGAGGGAGTGAAACTAGAACAGTTCATATTTGATTGCTTTCCCTATGCTCCTTCAACTGCACTCTTCGAG GTGTTGAGGGAGGAAGAATTTGCGCCTGTAAAGAATGCAAACGGGTCGAGCTTCGACACGCCAGAAAGCGCGAAACTGCTGGTTCTACGGCTGCACACACGTTGGGTCATAGCAGCTGGTGGATTTCTAACACACTCCGTACCTTTATATGCGACTG GTGTGGAAGTGTCACCACTGTGCTCGTACGCTGGAGAAAACCTGGAAGCGATTTGCCGCGGAAGAACGTTTCACGCACCATGTGAGATCTCCCTCtaa
- the LOC125585423 gene encoding UDP-N-acetylglucosamine diphosphorylase 2-like isoform X4, whose translation MEEPTTETEIKTADVTTTLTPPPPMASPHQELVERLKDYGQEDVFALWEELSPKERHLLVTEIENLDLPRIDRIIRCSLNSQGLPAAAIEAPPESCVSTVEERRKEDKEKWWKMGLKAIYEGKLGVVLLSGGQGTRLGSSDPKGCYNIGLPSGKSLFQIQAERILCVQRLAAQAMSEAGPTRPVAIQWYIMTSPFTHEPTQKFFESHKYFGLEPDQVTFFQQGTLPCITKDGKFIMETPFSLAKAPDGNGGVYAALKYSGLLEDMASRGIKYVDCYGVDNVLVRVADPTFLGYFIDKGAASAAKVVRKAYPQEKVGVFVRRGKDGPLTVVEYTELDESMASETNQQTGRLKFCWSNVCLHMFTLDFLNQVANGLEKDSIYHVAEKKIPSINGSIEGVKLEQFIFDCFPYAPSTALFEVLREEEFAPVKNANGSSFDTPESAKLLVLRLHTRWVIAAGGFLTHSVPLYATGVEVSPLCSYAGENLEAICRGRTFHAPCEISL comes from the exons ATGGAGGAGCCAACGACGGAGACAGAGATTAAAACCGCGGACGTGACGACGACGCTGACACCTCCTCCGCCGATGGCGTCACCTCATCAGGAGCTAGTGGAGAGGCTCAAGGACTACGGACAGGAAGATGTTTTCGCTCTCTGGGAAGAGCTCTCACCGAAAGAGCGTCACCTCCTCGTCACTGAAATCGAG AATTTGGATCTTCCAAGAATAGATCGGATCATCAGATGCTCACTTAACTCTCAAG GGTTGCCAGCGGCGGCGATCGAGGCGCCGCCGGAGAGTTGTGTGTCGACGGTGGAGGAAAGAAGAAAGGAAGACAAAGAAAAATGGTGGAAGATGGGGTTGAAGGCTATCTATGAAGGCAAATTGGGTGTGGTGCTTTTATCTGGTGGACAG GGAACAAGACTTGGAAGTTCAGATCCCAAAGGGTGTTATA ATATCGGACTGCCATCTGGGAAGTCACTTTTCCAGATTCAAGCTGAGAGGATCTTATGTGTCCAAAGGCTTGCTGCTCAGGCAATGAGTGAGG CAGGTCCAACTCGCCCAGTTGCAATACAGTGGTATATAATGACCAGTCCATTTACTCACGAACCAACACAAAAATTCTTCGAGAGTCACAAGTATTTTGGCCTTGAGCCAGATCAA GTCACATTTTTCCAACAAGGAACCCTACCTTGCATTACAAAGGATGGAAAGTTTATCATGGAGACACCTTTCAGT CTAGCCAAGGCTCCAGATGGGAACGGGGGAGTTTATGCAG CTCTAAAATATTCAGGGTTATTAGAAGATATGGCTTCCAGGGGGATAAAGTATGTGGATTGCTATGGTGTTGACAATGTTCTG GTTCGAGTAGCTGACCCTACTTTTCTAGGATACTTCATCGACAAAGGTGCAGCTTCTGCTGCAAAAGTAGTCCGTAAG GCATATCCACAAGAAAAGGTTGGAGTATTTGTAAGGAGGGGAAAAGACGGGCCTCTGACCGTGGTTGAGTACACAGAGCTTGATGAGTCCATGGCTTCTGAAACTAATCAACAAACAGGACGTCTTAAATTTTGCTGGAGTAAC GTGTGCTTACACATGTTCACTCTGGATTTCCTTAACCAAGTTGCAAACGGGCTGGAAAAAGACAGCAT TTACCATGTGGCAGAGAAGAAGATACCGTCTATAAATGGTTCTATAGAGGGAGTGAAACTAGAACAGTTCATATTTGATTGCTTTCCCTATGCTCCTTCAACTGCACTCTTCGAG GTGTTGAGGGAGGAAGAATTTGCGCCTGTAAAGAATGCAAACGGGTCGAGCTTCGACACGCCAGAAAGCGCGAAACTGCTGGTTCTACGGCTGCACACACGTTGGGTCATAGCAGCTGGTGGATTTCTAACACACTCCGTACCTTTATATGCGACTG GTGTGGAAGTGTCACCACTGTGCTCGTACGCTGGAGAAAACCTGGAAGCGATTTGCCGCGGAAGAACGTTTCACGCACCATGTGAGATCTCCCTCtaa
- the LOC125585102 gene encoding E3 ubiquitin-protein ligase ATL9-like, with translation MAIIYNRWIPRSASLLLVFLLLHSVPYGSGQPTPPVPQTRASDPVVIVITVLFFVIFSMVFGSIFCRRSSVYSRPSVFGLTDADAAVGVVRIRRSAARGLEPEVIESFPTFIYSDVKAVRIGKGGVECAVCLCEFEDEETLRLMPPCCHVFHADCVDVWLSERSTCPLCRADLVQKQGDGGSDLSSDPGTVSSGSDPERGGLEASDRHLLDGVTWTNSNNITPRSKSTGLASWSITGLLFPRSHSTGHSLVQPVGDLDRFTLRLPDDVHRQLMKTRTIRNVTLPQARSSRSGYRSGSVGSGTGGVFSYGRKNHNHNRRLHSLSFSFSFRSGSVRSTFGGDTVAPPKNFPAANESGERSFERLRPDERV, from the coding sequence ATGGCGATCATTTACAACCGTTGGATCCCACGGAGCGCTTCATTACTTCTCGTCTTTCTCTTGCTCCACTCCGTACCGTATGGATCAGGTCAGCCCACACCGCCTGTTCCCCAAACGAGAGCCAGCGACCCGGTTGTTATAGTGATAACGGTCTTGTTCTTCGTTATCTTCAGCATGGTCTTCGGCTCCATCTTCTGCCGCCGAAGCTCCGTGTACTCGAGGCCTTCGGTTTTTGGACTCACCGACGCAGATGCTGCAGTCGGCGTTGTCAGGATCAGGAGGTCGGCGGCGCGTGGACTCGAACCGGAGGTGATAGAGTCGTTCCCGACGTTTATCTACTCGGACGTGAAGGCGGTGAGGATCGGAAAAGGCGGTGTCGAGTGTGCGGTTTGTCTCTGCGAGTTTGAGGATGAGGAAACGCTACGTTTGATGCCGCCTTGTTGCCACGTGTTCCACGCTGATTGCGTAGACGTCTGGCTCTCGGAACGTTCCACGTGTCCTCTCTGTAGAGCTGATCTTGTCCAGAAACAGGGTGACGGTGGGAGCGACTTGAGTTCGGATCCGGGTACGGtttcgtcgggttcggatcctGAGAGAGGGGGTTTGGAAGCTTCCGACAGGCATTTGCTGGACGGCGTGACGTGGACCAATAGTAACAACATAACGCCTCGGTCAAAGTCAACGGGTTTAGCCAGCTGGAGTATAACCGGTCTTTTGTTCCCGAGGTCTCACTCGACCGGACATTCGCTGGTTCAACCGGTTGGAGATCTCGACCGGTTTACACTGAGGTTACCGGATGATGTACATAGGCAGCTGATGAAGACGAGGACGATAAGAAACGTGACGTTACCTCAGGCGAGGAGTTCACGGAGCGGTTACAGAAGCGGTAGTGTCGGGAGCGGGACAGGCGGCGTGTTCTCGTACGGTCGGAAGAATCATAATCACAACCGACGGCTgcattctctttctttctccttctccttccgGAGTGGTTCCGTACGGTCTACTTTCGGTGGAGATACGGTGGCTCCGCCGAAGAATTTTCCGGCGGCTAATGAATCTGGTGAACGGTCTTTCGAACGGCTCCGACCTGATGAGCGGGTGTAA